The genomic segment CTAAATCAACTCCTAAGCTGTCAAAAAGATCTATAATTCCTTCGCCAGCAGCCACAGCTATAACACCGATTCTATCTTTCTTCTCTTCTTTAACTGCTTCTTCTGACTCTTTGGCAACTACTCTATTCTCATGCTGTTCTTCTTCCATATTATCAATTTTAATTCCTGTCAAGCTTCCCGCCTCTAGGCCTGCTTCCAGCACCAAACCAGGATTATTGGAATGTATATGTACCTTAATAAAACCATTCCCCTCCACAACCAGCAGCGAAGCTCCATACTCTTCTATTCTACCCCTCAATTCCTTGCTGTTAAGTTCAGGCTCCTTAATTATAAATTCAGTACAGTACTTATACTCCAGACTCGGAAGCTGTTTGGATTCAGCTTTAGAATCACTAGCAATATCATCCTCAGCCGGCTTACTATGAGTTATATCATCTGCAGCAAAGTACTTATAGATACCTTCCAAAAAAATTTCATAGCCTCTACCGCCGGCATCAACAACCCCAGCCTCCTTTAGTGGAGACAGCAGCTGAGGAGTCTTTTCTACAGTAGATTCAGCCTGCTTAACTACCGCCTGCAAGAATTCATCCACTTCCTTTTTTTCTTCAGCTAAGGAAAGAGCAGTCTCCCCAACTTCTCTGGCTACAGTTAAAATTGTACCTTCAGTCGGTTTCATAACTCCTTGATAAGCAACTGCAGCTGCATTATCTAAACCGCTGGCTATTTCAGCTATCCCGAGCCCATCTTCAGCCTTAATCTCTTCCGAAAAACCACGCAGAAGCTGAGAAAAGATAACGCCTGAATTTCCTCTAGCTCCCATTAATGCTCCAGCAGCAAAGGATTCCAGTAGTTCAGAAACTGACTCTGTTGTAAGCCCTTCAATTTCATCTACAGCCTTCGACAGCGTCAAATACATATTTGTTCCCGTATCACCATCCGGAACCGGAAAAACATTTAATCTATCTATCTCCTCTTTAAAATCAGCAAAGTAGTCTACAGAAAACTTTAATGCCTCCTTTAACTGTACTGCATTTAAAGTATATAATTTTCCTTTTGTATTAGACTGCTTCACCTTATTCTTCGACCTCACCTACTCTCACTCCTTGCACATTAATATTAATCTCACTCACCTCAACACCTGCTAACTCTTCTAGCGTATACTTTACCTTATCAATTATATTATTGGCCACTTCAGAAATATTGACGCCGTATTCTACTATTATATATAAATCGATACTGACTGTTCCTTCACCAACTACAACCTCTACTCCTTTGCGGAGATTCTCCCTTCCTAGTAATTCGTTCAGACCGTCCTTAACTCGCTGTGTAGCCATCCCCACTAGACCATAACATTCAACAGCCGCCATCCCAGCAATAATTGAAATAACCTCTTTAGAAATTGTAATCTTTCCTAATTCATTTTCAAGTTCCTGCTGCATAATTTATTCCTCCTTCTCCTCCATTTTTTCTACTGCTTTATTTAAATCAGCTAACAGACTTTCTAAATCTATTTCATGGTTAAAAGCTATCTCCTCAATCTGGGCCGAATCAACCCCCAGACAGCCACTACAGCTTAGGCCATAATCCGATAAAACCTTTTTAACCTCAGGATACTCTTTTAAAACATCTAAAACATACATATCCT from the Acetohalobium arabaticum DSM 5501 genome contains:
- a CDS encoding DAK2 domain-containing protein, with the translated sequence MRSKNKVKQSNTKGKLYTLNAVQLKEALKFSVDYFADFKEEIDRLNVFPVPDGDTGTNMYLTLSKAVDEIEGLTTESVSELLESFAAGALMGARGNSGVIFSQLLRGFSEEIKAEDGLGIAEIASGLDNAAAVAYQGVMKPTEGTILTVAREVGETALSLAEEKKEVDEFLQAVVKQAESTVEKTPQLLSPLKEAGVVDAGGRGYEIFLEGIYKYFAADDITHSKPAEDDIASDSKAESKQLPSLEYKYCTEFIIKEPELNSKELRGRIEEYGASLLVVEGNGFIKVHIHSNNPGLVLEAGLEAGSLTGIKIDNMEEEQHENRVVAKESEEAVKEEKKDRIGVIAVAAGEGIIDLFDSLGVDLVIEGGQSMNPSTEDLLEAIREVKADKVIILPNNKNVISAAKQVVEVADKEIEVVTTKSMPEGIAAMMMFSPAGRLTEIKEMMEEEAGEVKTGEVTYAVCDSDLNDLNIAEGDILGLVEGNIEVVTKDRIEAATEIVDKLIELEDYLVTIYVGDEVEEKEVKRLEERLEDEVMELDLEICNGGQPLYYYLIAVE
- a CDS encoding Asp23/Gls24 family envelope stress response protein, translated to MQQELENELGKITISKEVISIIAGMAAVECYGLVGMATQRVKDGLNELLGRENLRKGVEVVVGEGTVSIDLYIIVEYGVNISEVANNIIDKVKYTLEELAGVEVSEININVQGVRVGEVEE
- a CDS encoding DUF1858 domain-containing protein — encoded protein: MKIKKDMYVLDVLKEYPEVKKVLSDYGLSCSGCLGVDSAQIEEIAFNHEIDLESLLADLNKAVEKMEEKEE